Part of the Cloacibacterium caeni genome is shown below.
AATAAGCAAGTCAGAGACTTGTGGGAAAAGATGAATTCTTGGGTTTATGCAGGTTTCAACGAAACATACAAAAGATTGGGCGTAGATTTCGATCAAGTTCAATACGAAAGCAATACTTATATTTTAGGAAAAGACATCATCGAAGAAGGTTTAGCTAAAGGTGTTTTCTTCAAAAAAGAAGATAATTCGGTTTGGATTGATTTAACGGAAGATGGTCTCGACCAAAAACTCGTTCTTCGTGGCGATGGAACTTCGGTTTACATGACGCAAGATTTAGGAACTGCCGTTGAACGTTTCAAACAAAACGATATTCAGAAACTCATTTATACTGTTGGTAACGAACAAGATTATCACTTCCAAGTATTGTTTTTAATTCTGAAAAAGTTAGGTTACGATTGGGCAAATCAATTGTATCACCTTTCTTACGGAATGGTAGAATTGCCTGAAGGTAAAATGAAATCCAGAGAAGGAACAGTAGTAGATGCAGATGACTTAATGCAAGAAATGTATCTTACCGCTAAAGAAAAATCTGAAGAATTAGGAAAATTAGAAGGTCTCTCAGACGAAGAAAAAGAAAAATCTTACGAAATTGTAGGTTTAGGCGCTTTGAAATACTTTATGCTGAAAGTAGACCCAAAAAAGAAAATGCTTTTCAATCCTGCAGAAAGTATCGATTTCAATGGAAATACGGGGCCTTTTATTCAATACACGTATGCTAGAATTCAGTCTTTATTGAATAGAGCAAATTTTGCAGAAGCAGATTTTGGAAATTATCAACCAAATGCTTCTGAAAAAGAATTAATTATGCAATTGTCTAATTTTAAAGATGTTGTGGAAAAAGCAGCTGAAACATTAAGTCCAGCTCAAGTTGCCAATTATGTGTATGATTTGGTGAAAACGTATAACTCTTTCTATCAAAACAATCCTGTAATGACTTTGGATGACGAAAACGCTAAGCAATTCAAACTCCAAATTTCAGATTTAACAGCAAAAACCATCAAAAAATCCTTACATTTATTGGGAATTAATGTGGTAAACAGAATGTAATTTCTGTAAAAATAATGGCGTGCCCTTTTGTTTTCGCCATCACAAAACCCTTTCTGCATTTTAAAATGCAGAAAGGGTTTTTCACTTCATGACTAATCCTAAAATAGGTTTACAAGTTTTACATTAAAATACCAATCCGGAAGATATTGATTTTCCGGATTTTTTGTGGATTGTTTCCGGGGTTTTCATCTTCAGACTAAGATGTGGTCTTTTGTTGTTGTAAATATAAATACTTTCTTTAACCATTTGTTTTAAATCCTGAATGTTTTTGCATTTATAAATTAAAAATTCCTGCTTCAATATTCCGTTTATTCTTTCTGCCAAAGCATTTTGATAACAATCATAGCCATCTGTCATTGAGGGTTTTATTTTGTTTTCAACAAGTACTTTCTGATACACTTCTGAGCAATATTGCAATCCCCTGTCTGAGTGATGAATAAGCGGAAGATGTGTTGTTCTGTTTTTAACGGCCATTTTCAGAGCTTTGACTACATTTTCAGCATTCATATTTTCACTTAATTCGTAACCCATTATTTTTCTGCTGTAAGCATCCGTAACCAAAGATAAATAACAGACATTCGTTTTGGTTTTTATATAAGTGATATCGCTTACAAATACCTGTTCTTTTCTTTTTAGGCAAGTCGTTTTCAAAAGGTTGGGGTGTTTTCTGAGCCAGTGTTTGGAGAAAGTTGTTCTTGTATATCTTTTCTTAGGATAAATAAGCAGGTTTTCTCTTCGTAAATAATTGAACAGCGCATCTCTGCCTATTTTTATCTTTTCAAGCTTGAACTTATTTTTAAGCAAATAATAAAGTTTTCTTGTTCCTATTCTGGGCTGTTCTAAACGAATCTCCTCAACGAATTGTTTAACTTTCTCCAATTCTTTTTCCCGAACACATAATCTTTGGCGCTGCTGGTAAATGGCTTGTCTGCTTATCCCAAACAATCTGCAGATTTTGGATAAACTCAATCCTTTTTCTTGGAGTTGTCTGACTGTTTGGGCGTAAACTTTTTTCGGATCTGTGTGCCGTATTGCTTGTCGGAGATATCAATCATCATATTGAGAACTTTGGTTTTCAGTTTCTCATCAGCTAATTCTTTCTCTAATCTTTTAATCTTTTCGGCGGGTGTTTCTTTGGATTGTAACATGGTATGAATGGTGGGTTTGCTCCAATCTAAATTACCATATTTTCTGAGCCAAACCAAAACGGTGCTTCTACCTTGGATACCGTAATGTTGTTGTGCCTGTTTGTAAGTGAATTCGCCCTTTTCTACACGGCTTACAATACCTAATTTAAAAGCCATTGTGTAATCTTGTTGTGTACGCTTTTCTACTGTCTTCTCTCGATTTTCCATAATAAGTCTATTGGGTGTAAACTTATTTTAGGACGGGTCATCAAAAAACAAAAGGTCGGTCTTCGGCAAGTCGCTTTTTACGGCGGCGGCTTCGCCGCCGCCGTAAAAGAGCTCCAACAATTGCCTTCGCCCTCACGCAAAAAATCGTTAACTTTACCACATAAGTTTTTAAAACATAATAAATCTGCTCCATCAGCAAAATCAGCGAGAGAAAATGCAAATCGACTTCAAAAATTTTGATATAAAAAACATTCTTCCAAGAACAGAATTTGAAAAAAAAGTTCTTCAGTTTTTGCAAGAATGGTTTTTAGATTCTAAAACCGTTTCGGTTCAAACTTCGGGTTCTACAGGAATTCCGAAAGTCTTTGAAATCGAAAAAAAAAGAATGCTCAGCTCTGCGAAAATGACATGCGATTTTTTAGGATTGAAAGAAGGAGATACAGCTTTGCTTTGTTTGCCAGTTCAGTATATTTCGGGTAAAATGATGTTGGTGAGAGCTATCGAAAGAAAATTGAAAATTATTATTTCTGAACCAAGTTCCGCTCCTGAAATTTCACAAAATATAGACTTCTGTGCGATGACACCGTTGCAAGTTCAAAATTCGTTAAATAAAATTCATTTCATCAAAAATTTCATCATTGGAGGAGCAGCCGTTTCAGAAAAGTTGAAAAATGAAATCTCTACTACTCTCCAATTCTCCAATTCTCCCACTAGAATTTACGAGACTTACGGAATGAGCGAAACGCTTTCTCACATTGCTTTGAAGCAGATTTCACCAATTCAGGAAGAATATTTTACGATTTTTAATGATGTTGAAATTTCTGTAGATGAAAGAAACTGTTTGAAAATTTTCGCACCAAAACTTAATCCAGAAGTTTTGCAAACCAATGATATTGTAGAATTGCTGAATGAAAAGCAATTCAAATTCTTAGGGAGATTTGATAATGTGATTAATTCAGGTGGCGTGAAAATCTTTGCTGAAGAATTAGAGAATTTAGTTAAAAAACATATTGATAGAGATTTAGTTTTCCTTGGAAAACCAGATGAAACTTTAGGCGAAAAATTGGTGTTAGTAATTGAAGATGAATTGTTTAGTGAAAGTTGTCAGTCTGAGCGTAGTCGAAGACTCAAATCTCAAATCTCAAATCTCAAATTTGAGAATAAGTTTCATATTCCGAAAGAAATCTTATTTTTAGAGAAATTTCCGAGAGCTGAAAATGGAAAGATTTTAAGGAAAGAAATTTTAAAATTGATTTAGTAATGAAATCTTTCCAGCACGAACTTTCTTACAAAACTTCCCGAAGTAGCGGAAGTGGCGGACAAAATGTAAACAAAGTAGAAACTTCCGTAACAGTACTATGGAAGTTAGAAGATTCTGCAGTTTTTACAGAAAGTGAAAAAGAAAGAATTTTGTTGAAGCTTAAAAACAAAATTAATGCAGAAGGAATTCTTCAAACTACAGTTTCGGAAAGCAGAACACAACTGCAAAATAAAAAAATTGCGATTGAAAAGATTCAGGAATTGGTGAATAAATCGCTCATCGTTCCTAAGAAAAGAATTGCAACCAAACCAAGTCGAGTAAAAGTAGAAAAGCGCCTAGAAAGCAAAAAGAAACTCTCTGAGAAGAAAGAAAATAGAAAATTTAGGTTTTAAGAAATGATAAGATTTGGTTCCATAGGAATCAAAGGTTTGTAGAAATTATAAATAACGTTTAGCTGGAAGCTCCATTGGAGCGATACAAATAAAAAAATATGAAAAAGTCAGTTTTTAGAATTGTTAACCGATTCAATAAAAAATTTCTCCCAAAATACAGCAATCTTGACCCAACGAAACTTACAAAATTCCAAAAAGGAGTTTTGGCTTTTCGATATTATATTTTAATCAATTCTTTGGATTAAAATTTGAAATGGCGCGAGCGAAGCGAGCGTCGATTTTTTTCAAAGTAAATAATCCTTCAAGGATTCTAAATCCTTGAAGGATTGATATAAGGATATTGTAGAAAAGTGGAAAGAAAAACGAATAGTGATTTCTAGCCCCGATTGAACGGTTTGTTTGAGCTCTTTTTAGAAATTTTTTAGAGGAATGGTTTGGCAAAAATTTCTAAAAAAGCGAGTCGTGAAAGCGGGACTGTAAGTGAAAAGAAGTATAAAACGGCTTGCTTTTATAAAATTTTTACTTTTTACTTTTTACTTTTTACTTGGCTCTTATTTCTTATCTTTGCAAAAATTCTTATAAAAATGAGCAATAAACCGATTACCGAATTTATAGAAAAATATTATTTGCATTTTAATTCTGCTGCTTTGGTAGATGCTGCAAAAGGTTATGTAGCACACCTTAAAGATGGCGGGAAAATGATGATTACTTTGGCTGGAGCAATGTCAACCGCAGAAATGGGAAAGATTTTGGCAGATATGATTCGTGAAGACAAAGTGGATATTATTTCTTGTACAGGAGCGAATTTAGAAGAAGATTTAATGAATTTGGTAGCGCATTCTCACTACGAAAGAGTGCCTCATTACAGAGATCTTACGCCTCAAGAAGAGTGGGATTTGCTAGAAAGAGGTTTAAATAGAGTTACCGATACTTGTATCCCAGAAGAAGAAGCTTTCCGTAGATTGCAAAAGCATATTTATGAAATATGGAAAGATGCAGATTCTAAAGGAGAAAGATATTTTCCACACGAATATATGTACAAAATGATTCTTTCTGGAGTTCTAGAGCAATACTATGAAATCCCAAGAGAAAATTCTTGGATGATTGCTGCTGCTGAGAAAAATTTACCAATTGTAGTACCTGGTTGGGAAGATTCTACGATGGGAAATATTTTCGCAAGTTATTGTATTAAAGGAGATTTGAAGGCTTCTACTATGAAATCTGGAATTGAATATATGATGTTCTTAGCAGATTGGTATCCAAAAAACAGCGGTGGAAAAGGAGTTGGTTTCTTCCAAATTGGAGGAGGAATTGCAGGTGATTTCCCGATTTGCGTTGTACCAATGTTATATCAGGATATGGAAATGCACGACATTCCGTTCTGGAGCTATTTCTGTCAGATTTCAGATTCTACCACTTCTTATGGTTCATATTCTGGAGCTGTTCCGAACGAAAAAATTACTTGGGGAAAATTAGATATCACCACACCGAAATTCATCGTTGAAAGTGATGCTACAATTTGTGCACCATTAATTTTCAAATATATTTTAGAAAATTCATAAAGCTGAAGACGAAAGTCAGAAGCTGAAAGTTATATAAACGCTCAAATTATTTTGGGCGTTTTTTTATTTTGGAGCAAAAAGATTTGTAATTTTTTTGAAAATTCAGTCCCGCTTTTCGCTTTATTTTTTTCTTTTTGAAAAAAGAAAAAGGATGTCGCTTCAATCGGGGCTACAATTCACTTTTCGGTTTTTGTTTGAAGATTTAAAAATTTTGAAAACAATCATTACTCACTGATTTATATTGAGTTTGCAGAAATGCTCAAATTAAAAATTCATAAAATATTTTATCTTTGAATTAATGTGATTTCTGAAATCTTACATCTAAAATCAAAAAAATGAACGAAACCTTCAAACAACAAGTCTTTGAAATCATCAAAATGATTCCGATCGGTAGAGTTACAACTTATGGAGCAATTGCTAAAGCAGTTGGTTTTCCTAATCATTCTCGCCATGTAGGAAATGCTTTGAGGAATTATGATGAAGATTTTCCAGCGCATAGAGTTTGTAGCGCTTGTGGAATTATTTTTGCGGAAACTTGTATTCCAAAATTTACAGAAAAGTTAGCCAAAGAAGGAGTAGAAGTGAAAGGAAATAAAATTCAGAATTTTAAAAATATTTTTTGGAATCCTTTAGAAGAAATTAATTTGTAAAAGTGGAAACTCTACTTTTGTTAATTTTAATTTAATATTGATAAGAATACTGCGGCAGCGAAGCTGCCGCAGTATTCTTAAAAAAAACCGGCGCGAGCTTTGCTCGCGCCGGTTTTGTATCTAAAAAAAATATTATTTTTCTTTAATAGCCACTTTTATTTTCTCAGCTAATTCTTCTAAAAGTTCAGGATTATCTTTTAGTAATTCTTTCACGGCATCTCTACCTTGTCCCAGTTTCGTGTCACCATAGCTAAACCAAGAACCAGATTTTTTAACAATGTCAAATTCTACACCCAAATCTAGAATTTCGCCAACTTTAGAAATTCCTTCTCCATACATAATATCAAATTCTGTATTTTTAAATGGTGGAGCAACTTTGTTTTTCACAATTTTTACTTTCACGCGGTTTCCTACTGCATCTTCGCCTACTTTTATTGGTGAACCACTTCTTCTGATATCAATTCTTACCGAAGCATAGAATTTTAGTGCATTTCCACCAGTTGTAGTTTCAGGGTTTCCGAATACTACGCCAATTTTTTCTCTTAATTGGTTGATGAAAATCACCGTACATTTTGTTCTGGAAATCGTTGCTGTTAATTTTCTCAAAGCTTGAGACATTAATCTTGCATGCAATCCCATTTTAGAATCGCCCATTTCTCCTTCAATTTCTGCTTTTGGAGTCAATGCTGCAACAGAGTCAATTACCACAATATCAATCGCTCCAGAACGAATTAAATTATCTGCAATTTCTAATGCTTGTTCACCATTGTCAGGTTGAGAAATGATTAAATTTTCTACATCAATTCCCAATTTTTTAGCGTAAACTGCATCAAAAGCGTGTTCTGCATCTATGAAAGCTGCAATTCCTCCCGCTTTTTGAGATTCTGCAATTGCGTGCATGGTAAGTGTGGTTTTACCAGAAGATTCAGGGCCATAAATTTCGATGACTCTACCTTTTGGATAACCGCCAACTCCCAAAGCAATATCTAAACCAAGCGAACCACTCGGAATTACTTCTACTTCTTCTACTGCACTGTCTCCCATTTTCATAACGGTACCTTTTCCATAGGTTTTATCCATTTTTTCGAGGACTAATGCGAGTGCTTTTTTCTTATCGTCTATACTGCTCATTTTTCTTAAATTTTATCAAAAATACAATTAATTTGTTTATACCTAGAAAGAAAATTTCGTTATTTTCTTCTTTTCTCCGACAAAGATAAAACAGTTATGCGACAAAATATGTCGTGTAAGCTGATTTAAAATTTTATTTTAGATTTGTAAAATAATTTTACATCATGAAAATAATTAAAAGAGCTTCATTTCTCCTTTTACTTTCCCTTTTCAGCTTTAATTTGACCTTTGCACAGCAAAAAGTAGATACTGTTTTTGTAGGTAAGGCTACTTCTAGAAAAATAAAGCAAAGCATTGATAAAAAAGCTTTGGTTTATATTATTGTAAGACATGGAGAGAAAGAAAATAATGGCAAAAATCCTCATCTTTCTGAAGCAGGAAAAGAAAGGGCAAAACATTTAGCTCAACTATTCAAAAAAGTAAAAATTCAGAATGCTTTTAGTACCGATTTTTTCAGAACTCGAGAAACATTAGAACCTTTGATTTTAGAGAAAAAATTAGATTTGAAGATTTACAATCCAAAAGAAATTCCTGAATTTGTGAAAAAGGATTTGACTAAAAATACTGGAGTCAATATTATTTCTGGACATTCTAACACCAACCCAGTTTTGCTCAATGAATTAATTCAGCAAACTTTGTTCAAAGATATTCCAGACGAAAAATTTAATGACATTTACATTGTCAATTTTTTTGAAAATGATAAAAAATTGAAAGTTTATCATTTATTATACTAAAAAAACTGCCTCAAAAAGGGCAGTTTTTATTTTAATTATTTGCTACGGTATCTTTATTCTTTTTAGATAATTCTGCGATTCTTGAGATGTCATCCAAAGAAAGTTTTCCTAAAACTTTTACATAGACCAGCTCTTTGTCATCTCTGACGGTAATCAGTAAATCCTTAATCATAGTGTCTGAATCTGTAATTGCAGACATAATTTTAATTTTAGAATCCTTACTGTTTACGCTCATCAGTTCTTGTAAATTGCTACCAAAAGATTGTCTAGAAAACTGAGCAACCATTTTATCAGAAGCATTTTGTACGGTGTAAACTTTTACTTTTCTGATTTTTTTGATAAGGCGAATTACCTCTTCTGATTCACCGTCTTCTCTTAATGCTTTTTTGATGTAAGGTTTTATGATAAACATCGGAACATTTATTTTGGTAACGGTTGCGTTTCCTTTTGTTTCTTCGTTGTAGAGAGACTTTTCACTTACAATGCAAGATTGCAGAGAGACCAAAATGGTAAAAATTGCTATAAGTTTTAGAAATGATTTCATAGGTGTTAATTTTAGTTGACAATGGTTGAAAGAAAATCGCCATTTTCTAAAACTCTATTTTACAATGGCGATTTCAGCGTTTATTTTTTTTGTTTTTCTGGTGTTTTAGGTGCTTTGTCTTCTTTTTGAACGTCATTAATCAAGTTAGAAACGTCGTCCATAGAGATTTGTCCGTCTAACATCATCAAGATGTTTTCATCATCAGAAGAAATGGTTAATAGCATGTTATTCAGTAAATTAGAACTTGTATCTGCTGCTAAAAACTTGATTTTATTGTCTTTACTGTTTAGTGTCATGAGTTCATCATATTTCAGATTTTTTACAGCAGCTAGAATTTCATTTTTTACTTTACTAGCTTCATTGATGGCAGCTAATTGAGCAGCAGTAGGATTTTCGGCTTTTTCAGGTTTTTCCATGATGAGGATTTTTAAACCATTCATTTTACTGATGAGCGGTTTAATTTTGTCCATATCTGAGTCATCAATATTAATGTTATTGAGCAATCTAAACATAGGTTTAGCAATCTTAATAGAAGTTACGCCTTCTGCTTCTTGATATTTTTCAAAAATAGCATCTAATTTTTCAGTTTGAGCCAAAGCAAACACTGGCAAAAACAGGAGGAATAGGAATGTGATAATATTTTTCATTGTATTAATTTTTTAAAAGTTAATGGATAAATTTTTGATAGGCTCTGCCTGGTTTATAGTTTTGGTAACGTTACTCGCGAAAAGTTGAAATGCTTCCTTAGTAATGTCGATGGCTTCTTCTTCGTTATAGATTTTTTTACCATTGACGATTACATAATCAGCGCTGTATTCTTCTGCTGGATTTTCTAGAATTTCAGTAGAATTTTCTACAGTTTTACTTGGTTGAGAAGCAATATTTTGATGTTCATTTTTGAACTCGTGATTTATTTTTTCAGTTGGTTTTACATTGTTTTCAGCAACTTTGATGGTGTTTAAATTAGTGTTAATATTTTGATTTTCAGTTGTTTTTATGACGTTGGTTTGTGCTGGTTTTTGTGAAGGATTACTGTTATTAGAAACAATAGGTTTCAAGGTTGGTTCTGTAATGTCTGGGTTAAAGAACATCATCATGCCAAACATCGTAACCAAACTTGCTGCCATCCAATACCATTTTTGACTGCCACCACCAAATCCTTTTTTCAAAGGAATTACTTTAGTTTCCTCTGGTTTTTCTTCGGTTTTTTTCAAGAAATCTTCGAAATTCCAATCCATTTTTTCTTCCTTCAGTTCTTGGAAGATGTTTTGGTATTCTTTATCTATATTTGGGTTCATTGTTTCGGGTTTTAAATGTTTTGAATTTTTCTGTTTTCAAACGCTAACAGGTTGTTAATCTGTTCTTTTACTTTTTGTCTGGCTCTTATCAGATTCACTCTCACTGCATTTTCTTCTATTTCTAAAATCTCCGAGATTTCCGAGACTTCATATTCTTCTACATCTTTCAGGTGAATGACCAATTTCTGTTTTTCGGGGAGCGCATTGATAAATTCTAAAATTTTCTCCTTCAA
Proteins encoded:
- a CDS encoding MGMT family protein; the protein is MNETFKQQVFEIIKMIPIGRVTTYGAIAKAVGFPNHSRHVGNALRNYDEDFPAHRVCSACGIIFAETCIPKFTEKLAKEGVEVKGNKIQNFKNIFWNPLEEINL
- the recA gene encoding recombinase RecA codes for the protein MSSIDDKKKALALVLEKMDKTYGKGTVMKMGDSAVEEVEVIPSGSLGLDIALGVGGYPKGRVIEIYGPESSGKTTLTMHAIAESQKAGGIAAFIDAEHAFDAVYAKKLGIDVENLIISQPDNGEQALEIADNLIRSGAIDIVVIDSVAALTPKAEIEGEMGDSKMGLHARLMSQALRKLTATISRTKCTVIFINQLREKIGVVFGNPETTTGGNALKFYASVRIDIRRSGSPIKVGEDAVGNRVKVKIVKNKVAPPFKNTEFDIMYGEGISKVGEILDLGVEFDIVKKSGSWFSYGDTKLGQGRDAVKELLKDNPELLEELAEKIKVAIKEK
- a CDS encoding deoxyhypusine synthase family protein; the protein is MSNKPITEFIEKYYLHFNSAALVDAAKGYVAHLKDGGKMMITLAGAMSTAEMGKILADMIREDKVDIISCTGANLEEDLMNLVAHSHYERVPHYRDLTPQEEWDLLERGLNRVTDTCIPEEEAFRRLQKHIYEIWKDADSKGERYFPHEYMYKMILSGVLEQYYEIPRENSWMIAAAEKNLPIVVPGWEDSTMGNIFASYCIKGDLKASTMKSGIEYMMFLADWYPKNSGGKGVGFFQIGGGIAGDFPICVVPMLYQDMEMHDIPFWSYFCQISDSTTSYGSYSGAVPNEKITWGKLDITTPKFIVESDATICAPLIFKYILENS
- the argS gene encoding arginine--tRNA ligase, giving the protein MNIKDIIEDKIAEVIQSVFQIDDVNPPNSIKLEVQQNKSEFEGDFTIVTFPLVKVLKKSPDHIAMELGDALSTQSNFVESYNVVKGFLNLTIQKSFFLENFKSTKEKFDQVVPKNETVMVEYSSPNTNKPLHLGHIRNNLLGFSVAQILKEAGYNVVKTQIINDRGIHICKSMLAWEKFGKGETPETTGLKGDKLVGNYYVEFDKNYKSQISELKEQGLDEETAKKQAPIILEAQKMLLDWEQENKQVRDLWEKMNSWVYAGFNETYKRLGVDFDQVQYESNTYILGKDIIEEGLAKGVFFKKEDNSVWIDLTEDGLDQKLVLRGDGTSVYMTQDLGTAVERFKQNDIQKLIYTVGNEQDYHFQVLFLILKKLGYDWANQLYHLSYGMVELPEGKMKSREGTVVDADDLMQEMYLTAKEKSEELGKLEGLSDEEKEKSYEIVGLGALKYFMLKVDPKKKMLFNPAESIDFNGNTGPFIQYTYARIQSLLNRANFAEADFGNYQPNASEKELIMQLSNFKDVVEKAAETLSPAQVANYVYDLVKTYNSFYQNNPVMTLDDENAKQFKLQISDLTAKTIKKSLHLLGINVVNRM
- a CDS encoding phosphoglycerate mutase family protein, with translation MKIIKRASFLLLLSLFSFNLTFAQQKVDTVFVGKATSRKIKQSIDKKALVYIIVRHGEKENNGKNPHLSEAGKERAKHLAQLFKKVKIQNAFSTDFFRTRETLEPLILEKKLDLKIYNPKEIPEFVKKDLTKNTGVNIISGHSNTNPVLLNELIQQTLFKDIPDEKFNDIYIVNFFENDKKLKVYHLLY
- a CDS encoding DUF4252 domain-containing protein, with the protein product MKNIITFLFLLFLPVFALAQTEKLDAIFEKYQEAEGVTSIKIAKPMFRLLNNINIDDSDMDKIKPLISKMNGLKILIMEKPEKAENPTAAQLAAINEASKVKNEILAAVKNLKYDELMTLNSKDNKIKFLAADTSSNLLNNMLLTISSDDENILMMLDGQISMDDVSNLINDVQKEDKAPKTPEKQKK
- the arfB gene encoding alternative ribosome rescue aminoacyl-tRNA hydrolase ArfB; translation: MKSFQHELSYKTSRSSGSGGQNVNKVETSVTVLWKLEDSAVFTESEKERILLKLKNKINAEGILQTTVSESRTQLQNKKIAIEKIQELVNKSLIVPKKRIATKPSRVKVEKRLESKKKLSEKKENRKFRF
- a CDS encoding IS3 family transposase (programmed frameshift) — encoded protein: MENREKTVEKRTQQDYTMAFKLGIVSRVEKGEFTYKQAQQHYGIQGRSTVLVWLRKYGNLDWSKPTIHTMLQSKETPAEKIKRLEKELADEKLKTKVLNMMIDISDKQYGTQIRKKFYAQTVRQLQEKGLSLSKICRLFGISRQAIYQQRQRLCVREKELEKVKQFVEEIRLEQPRIGTRKLYYLLKNKFKLEKIKIGRDALFNYLRRENLLIYPKKRYTRTTFSKHWLRKHPNLLKTTCLKRKEQVFVSDITYIKTKTNVCYLSLVTDAYSRKIMGYELSENMNAENVVKALKMAVKNRTTHLPLIHHSDRGLQYCSEVYQKVLVENKIKPSMTDGYDCYQNALAERINGILKQEFLIYKCKNIQDLKQMVKESIYIYNNKRPHLSLKMKTPETIHKKSGKSISSGLVF
- a CDS encoding DUF4252 domain-containing protein — protein: MKSFLKLIAIFTILVSLQSCIVSEKSLYNEETKGNATVTKINVPMFIIKPYIKKALREDGESEEVIRLIKKIRKVKVYTVQNASDKMVAQFSRQSFGSNLQELMSVNSKDSKIKIMSAITDSDTMIKDLLITVRDDKELVYVKVLGKLSLDDISRIAELSKKNKDTVANN
- a CDS encoding AMP-binding protein → MQIDFKNFDIKNILPRTEFEKKVLQFLQEWFLDSKTVSVQTSGSTGIPKVFEIEKKRMLSSAKMTCDFLGLKEGDTALLCLPVQYISGKMMLVRAIERKLKIIISEPSSAPEISQNIDFCAMTPLQVQNSLNKIHFIKNFIIGGAAVSEKLKNEISTTLQFSNSPTRIYETYGMSETLSHIALKQISPIQEEYFTIFNDVEISVDERNCLKIFAPKLNPEVLQTNDIVELLNEKQFKFLGRFDNVINSGGVKIFAEELENLVKKHIDRDLVFLGKPDETLGEKLVLVIEDELFSESCQSERSRRLKSQISNLKFENKFHIPKEILFLEKFPRAENGKILRKEILKLI